In Esox lucius isolate fEsoLuc1 chromosome 3, fEsoLuc1.pri, whole genome shotgun sequence, the sequence GATTTTTGatctaccagtccccttggcaggtgagccaaaaagGTTGTTTCTGACACTGTTGCCAACCCTGCAGCTGCACCAATGAACGTCTGCCTGCTCTTAATAAATGAGGTGACGCATAGCCAAATTTAAATACTAATTATGATACCtatcatgttgtgaagagggagaaaccattcaTGCACTACAGCTATGACATTGTCCAATAAATACAGATGGAGAAACCATACGGACATGGCTTGTCGACAgtaagtgtcatgttaactacGCCTGCCTAAGCGCTTGCTAGAAGTGATGTACAAGACTATCAGCCAGATAGTGCAGGTACTGTATTGCGACGTTATGttaccataaatatattaactcagccattttattttcatgcttaTGTCACCAAGTTAAACGAGCGTATTCATGAAAAGATAATGATATTTATAGTTgctaatattttgataaccatttgttaaagtaatgacgtgtgttgcatcatatttatgtaaacagcaattgcttgGATCAGCTCATATCACATGCAAATCTGTGGTATAAATCAAGATTCTGATTCTGATATCATACATACTATACATCTGTAAAATCCTAATTTTATTCAGTTCGGACCAGATAAAAGTTAGCGTTGCACGCTGGTCACACCAGTATGATTGAAATCGTAGTGATCTCCTCACCAACAGTCTGATTTCCCACCAACTCAGATTGGAACTTAAATGGAAGCATTAGCAGATGATGCTGTAATGCTTACCACTTCCCCATATCTGTTGGTCCTTAGGCGTGAATAGTACTAGTGGTTTCAAAAAGATTGTATAATCTGAAATTACGCATCAATTTATCACATTTAAACTACATGCCCTCAGATTAAATTTGCCTCTCTCCCATCTCGATTTGCAGCCTCCCTCATACTTGCGTGATTCATTTTGCATTTAGTTATTTAGTAAACAAGTGTTACCAGGATCTGTGGAATTGCAGCCTGGAAACTATATTATAATCCCAGCAATTTTTCTCCTTGCCAGAAAAGTTGAATGCCATCATGGATGAAAAGTATATTTTGAAAGTGGCTTATTTTAAACATTGCCTGTTTTAAACTCAAAGTATTGTTTGGCTAAATGTTACACACATGCATTGGATTTGAGTGGAATGAATCCAACCCCAtcgctctctctttttgtctctgtttagTACCGGCCACCCTATATGCCAGCCAGTCCACAGTACCCTGTGAGCACAGGTACGGCAGGATTCTACCCAGGAACCAGCCCCGCTGAATACCCAGCTTATGGTAAGTGTTCCGCTCTGGGCTGGGCCCCCCCTGCCTAGCACCGCAACCGCAGTGTTGATTAGAACCGGTTTGAACCGCAATCCCAACCCCTGACTTAGCCCAGCACCATAACTGAAAACTGTTATGGTTTCACCACCACTGCGGTGGTGTGTTGGTtttgtgggtgggggggtggatgTTTGACTTGTTCTCAGTTTCTCTGCATATGAAAGCACAGTAAgagcgcctgtgtgtgtgtgtgtgtgagatctgGCTTTGGTTCTGCTTTGGTTCTATGTTCTACCTGTGGTCTTTCCTGCTGCTTCTTACTGCCTTAACACCCTGCTCTCTTCTGGGTCCCCTTCTCCATTCACTCACTCTGcgtctctcttcctgtcctccctctttctatcccttttcctctcccttttttcttcCCTCGTTCCCTTAtcttcctgtcctcctccttttctttcGCGTTGTTCAGAGCCCTCTCTGGCTGCGAGGGAgaggcgggggggtggggggagagggggcgGGCGAGAGAATGGGCGTCTCTCTCTCCACGGCGCTCCTCTCACCTCCCAGCGCTACCCCGgtgagtaagtgtgtgtgagtgcttgtgtGTTGTCGCAgtagttttttctttttggtcTGCGTAATGTCTTTTTGATTTGTAGTATTGTACATAGGTATTAAGGTTCATAGTGTCCCTCCCAGTTCTCATGTGAACAGGGTTTTTATTTGACTGCGTATGCTTCTGGTTATTTCCAGATGTACTGATTTTAATGTGTGGGTGTATCAGTACCTGTTTTGTCTGTGGATGGTGTTTCTGCTTAATGTAGTTTGTGGCTTTCCACGCTGTGCGCTTGACTTTCTCTCCGTTCCCCCCCCATACAGCAGGTGCCTACTACCCTGCCCAGCCCCAGTACAGCCACACCCCCCCAGTTCAGACAGCACCGGTCATGATAAGCCCGGCCCAGCCCCAGCAGCAGGCACTGGCACCTCAGCTGCCACAGGCTCAACCTCCGGCCCCCAAGAGGGAACGTGTCGCGGTACGGTAGCGTTTTCACTACGACACTTTGCCTCAGTGTATGATCTGAAGACACATGATTCAGTGTTTTTCCCTATGATGCAATGCCCCATGCTGACATGGGATGGTGTGGGAGGCTTTGGGGGGACATTTAACTAAGCAGCTATATTCCAAAGTGTTATTTTTGCCAAAGGATTTTCTCACAAATCCTTTGCTTTGAAAACAGTTTCTCTAGTATATAACAAAGGTTTTTATTTGGATTGGAAGAACCCTGGGTAGGTCAAAGGGCAGGAGATATGCATGGGTGGATGGTCACCCTTACCACTGCTATGGGGTTTCTAATGGTTAAATATAGGATTAGTAGAAGGGGAACGGTATTCTAGAGTTGCACAGTAAAGGAAGGTTGACCTATTTCGTTTTAAATACTTCTTTATTTGCCTTGACTGCCTGGTAAGACACGTTCAATGTGTAAATGTCTTTCATTACATTACCGACTGTGCAACTTTGTCCAGCTCATTGTGCAGCCCTCGTTTTTGATTCTCCTCAGATCAGAATACGTGATCCTAACCAAGGGGGCCGTGATATCACAGAGGAGATCATGTCTGGGGGAAGGTCCACCTCCACGCCGACCCCTCCATCCCAGGTACGTGTGACTGTTCCTTCTGTTACAAAGATGTTACAGAATGCACCTGCATGTTGTTAGGTTGAACTCCTTTGCTGTTCACATCCTGAATCTTTCTGATTGCTATTTATCATATGAGGACATCAATTTATAAAAACGCTCAAATATGAAACCAATGTGTTTGCCAAGACTTGTGCCTGCTCTATTCCATTTCTTTAACCTTTGAAATATTTGTTACCTTTATACTTGACtaagtaattattttttaaagattgaGATTATTTGAAACGTGCTATATAATTTGAATAACCGCAATAACAATTGTTTTCTCCATATTGGAATTATTCCAGTTAATGATCTCAAGAGTTTGGAATCCTGTGACTATGATGATACCACAAAGATGTCATACTGGCACCTGGGACCAGAAAGTCTGGACTGTTctttaacatttgaaatgctgcttgtcatgttgtttgtgttgtttgtcttCAACTCTGACCGTGATCAACAAAAAAATTGGTTTGCTTTGGAGGGGTGGAGTTATTCACATATTTGTTTGCAAAGCAAATTTTAAGTTTACCGTTTTCTTTGCTCAGTCCTCCATGACAGAGGGAGACGGTCCTGCCCAAACCAACGGAGAAGTTACAAAGCCCGTCACTATGCTGATGAGAACAGGTGAGCGGACTCGCGGTCCTGAAATTTCTTTTCAGCCATGCAGGAAATACAATATAAGACATTAGAATGAACAAATCATTTGCTCTTCAGTTGTCATCTTTTCTAAACTTCCTTCTTTGTCACAGAGGAAAGCCCCGAATACACGGTTTCCTCCTTGATGGGGACAACCCCACCTGTGCCGGCCACCTCGGAGCCTGCCGCCGTCCCAGCAGAGGTCACGCTGGAAATGGAAGGCAATGCCGCCCCACCTAATGAGCAGGTTGTTAGACAATCGACTGCCGCGCCGGTAGGGGCTGAGGTGCCAATCTTATCAGGGGAGGACCAGGCCCCTCCTTCCTCACCCTCTCCACCGGCAGCTCCTACCTCTCATCCCCCCTCCGAGGTACAGACTCTTCCACAGGTTGTTGCTATTGCTCCGATAAGCGAAGAGGTTGATGTGGGCGTGGCCACCGCTGTGGCCTCTGAAGCTCCTCCCAAACCGGAAAAGCCCCTTGCGACCCCAGCAGCAGTTGAGAAGACTCCAGCGCCGGCAGTGCAGAAAGTGAAGGAGGCAGACAAGAAAAAAGTAGCGCCGGAGGAGATGCTGGAAAAGGCCGAGAAGCTTTCTACCCCTGTTGTGCAGAAAGTGAAGGAGTCAGACCAGAAAAAGGTGGTGGAGGAGAAGATTGAGAAATCTGAGAAGGAGCCTGTGCTTACTACCCCAGCCGAAATAGCGGTGCCTGTGGTTGCAGCAGTTCTTACCGAGGACCCTAAACCCACTCCACGTCCTGTGACCCTGGTTGCCAAGGCAACGGTTGTTGACTCCCCCCTGGCCGTGAAGCATGTGGTGGATGTGGAAGCTCCCACTAACATGGCGAGCGTGACAGATCCGCTGTTGTCTAAGAAGGAAACCACGCCTCCTCCTACCGTGACAGAGCCTGCCCCCGTCGCTTCTACCTCTGTCCCGGTGGCAGAGCCCACCGTGCCCCCCAAAACCGAGGAGAAGCTGTCCAACGGCCTCCCCCAGGAGTGCCCCGACGAACTAGATGCCCCTGCACCAGAATGCGCAGCAACACCCGTCACAGAGTCTGTTGCTCCCCGACCTCAGGTAACCGCTGCCACTGCCGCTGAGGTGgaggggatggaggaggagaaagagattgATGTTTCTTCAGCTCCCTCAGCCATCAGCCTTTCAGAGGACACATCCATACAAGGTATGGTTTAGAAGGGTTTCTGTTTCATTGGTCATTTTAAATTTAGTGAAATTTTAGGGGGCCCTGCGATGGTCCAGCCAGGGTGTGGCTTCAGGTGTTGACATAACATCCTGTCTTTTTGTAGCTGCTGTGTCTGTGCCAAAGAAGAAGAGGAACATGAAGGAGCTGAACAAGAAGGAGGCCATCGGAGACATGCTAGATGCCTTCAAAGAGGTGGGTGTCTGTCTGATAACTAAGTGGCTTGAGAAATTCACAAAccatacaaaaatatttgagtCAACCGGTATAACTCTGGAAAGCAAGGGTTATCTGGCCGCACTGCGTGGTATCTGCATCCAACTGCTTCTCCAGTTAGATTGTTCATTAGTCAGTGCAAGAGCGACTCTACATATGGCATCGTTGGTCTCCAAGCttttttatgtgtgtctgtagacCTGGTATTTCTGCTGAGACAAAGCGTTACCTTCCCACACAAGTTGTCattgtttataaaaataaaataaaaactaggCTATCCCAAACCTAACATGTAAACGCTGGGGTCAGCACTTTATGGGTCTCATGTCATTTCTGCCACTCCAAATCCACCAATCCCTACTGCCCTGCCCCTTCTCCATACAGGAGAAAGAGGCATTGCCTCCGGCCCCTGAGCTCTTGTCTGCTCCGGCAGAGCCCAGTCCTGTTACCCTTCCTCCTGCCGACGCTCCAGACGAGAcgtgggaggagaaggaggacaaACAAAACGCAGACGTGCCCCCGCCCAAACCGGGTGACCTCAAATACCAATACAAAGGAGGTAGGTTGGCCCCTTGAAATTCAGTTGCTCAGTGATGATCGATTCTTTGGGTTAAGTGTTCATTGTTCTGATTATACATCCTGTCCCAGATATTTTCGTCTGAATATATCTGGTGAACAATTCCCTTTGTGAAAGATCCCCCATATCAGTGAGAAATGCATTTATctttgcaccccccccccccccagagcaATGGAAGCCCATCGATCCAGAAGAGAAGAAACGATACGACAGGGAATTCCTGCTGGGCTTCCAGTTTATCAGTGCCAGCCTGAACAAACCTGAGGGTCTACCTCTCATTAGTGACGTGGTGCTGGATAAGGTAAACTTGTccccaaaaaatctatttatgaAGTCATCCGGTGTGGtgatttttaaatgtctgtacAGATGCATTGTTCACTACTAATTACAGGGATATTAAGTTAATTCTGGTGATGGTGCTGttcatttgaagtgtttttcttATTGTCCAGCTTTCACATCCTAGGTGAATTTCAACGCGATTCTAGTATGTTTGATGTATTTATTACTGATTACATTTCTTGGGGTGTAGGCCAACAAGACCCCAATGCGCCCAGCAGAGCCTGGCCGCAACATGATGAACGCTGGGCCAGACTTCACCCCCGCTTTCATGGGTAACCTGGACCGACAGTCCGGTGGGGGAGGCGGAGGAGGGCCACGGGGCCCTGGAAGGGACCACATGGGGGTAAGTCTTTCAGTTTGGATCGGCTCTCTTGGTTGGTGCATAGATGTCAGTTTACCTGGAGCTATTGTCTCGCTTAATTCACTAGAGAGGATGAGGATCCTTTTATTTAAGTAACAAATCTGGGTTTCTTGTTTACTGTTCTGTATCTTACAGCTATTATTTTCTATGAAAATGCAATAGAAAAAGCAATTTAAGTGATGTCAGAGTTTTGACATGGAAAATCATTTCTTTGACTGCACTGGGCTTTTTAATTCCGTAGGTGTTTGTGGGCTGTTAGTGCATGCCACTTTGTCCAGGAAAGCTTTAGTCGCAATTTTCAGCACGTCAAAGTGCATCACTCAACTGTCTCAATCCATTGACACTGAAGTCattccacccacattgccagctTGAACCAAAGGGACaaccaccaactgcaaccaccctgaatgaagGCCTAGGGCAGAGTTCATTCTATGTCACTAATAATTactaataatttttttggggCTCTGCTGGAGATCCTGATGTGTTCCATCTTTCCCCCAACGTTGCTTCTCTCCCTACCTCAGCCCCCAGGTCCGCGGCGCTCACAGCAAGGCCAGCGCAAGGAGCCCCGCAAGATCATCAACATCTCCTCGTCGCTCGGTGGCGACGTGCAGCTCAACAAGGCTGAAAAGGCATGGAAGCCGGGCGTGAAGAAGGCGGTGGCCCGGGGCCGTGAGGGGGATGATGAGAGCGACGACCCTGAGATCGTCAAGACCCAGGAGCTGTTCAGGAGAGTCCGCTCCATCCTCAACAAGCTGACCCCCCAGATGTTCCAGCAGCTGATGAAGCAGGTTACTGAGCTGACCATCGACACGGAAGAGAGGCTGAAGGGGGTCATCGACCTGATCTTTGAGAAGGCCATCTCCGAGCCCAACTTCTCGGTGGCCTACGCCAACATGTGCCGTTGCCTCACAGCGGTGAGTGGCGCATCAGGCAGTACTCCTGTCCTCTTCCTACGCTCACTCTGTTCAGAGCTGCAATTGATTTTCTCTCTGGTTGTCTCACTCAACCTGTCCCTTATCCTTTCCCTTGTGGCCTGTTTAATGCTAATATAAAACACTGAGTGTTGGTCTTCATACAAAAAATCAGACCTTGGTCTAAAACATTGTTGTCTTTGTTTCCCAGTTGAAAGTGCCCACCACAGACAAGCCAGGTGTGACAGTGAACTTCCGCAAGCTGCTGCTTAACCGCTGTCAGAAGGAGTTTGAGAAGGACCAGGATGATGACGTGATCTTTGAGGCCAAACAGAAGGAGATGGAGGCCGCCAAAGAGGTACCTCTATCCAAACAATCTCTTTTGTTTGGCTTTTCATTTGCGTTGTCTTTATTTTTTGGGCCCTTTTAATGCTTTTAGCCAGTCTGTGTAagcggccaagaagagcaaatgtctcttactgactgactatagtttgttaaatagcgtagtggttagagaagcggtcCTGCAAACGATTCTACGATTCGGCTTTCAAATCTCGTCAccgtcaaagcaaattatgcattaagaTTTGTTCTTGATAGACAATAACTTTGCTggctgcaaccttcagtagctaagttatagtaagcctaaaataaaactgtttgcggttatattgcgactatttctggtgtattttGTAAGTACTCATCCGTGTGTGCTATTTGGTTTATGATAGACAAAACCTTTGCTGGCGACAACCTTCAgcagctatgttatagtaagcatTCACAAAGTACAAAAAGCATGTACGAAGTACGCTTCCGTGCATGCTttctggggtaatataggctttatcaaaaccccttgaGCAGTaagagaggaggggtttccacaattctttcgtcttttcacttgacggaaAGTCAGTTGTTGTCACCTAAATTGATAGTtgtttgtatcaatgtcattcacgaaagaAATTGTTTCTTTGCCATttaatgaaatagctttggcagcataatcttcagtctcgcttgtaattgctcaattcttatgactattccaattagtaagttagtagatactagcaAGCCTATTTCTGtctaatggtgtctagtgaaatagtCATTCTTGgtatgatgttaatgtgtgacaagaTGATCTAATGTCTAGATACTATACCGACACTTTGTAAATGTTTAGCTTCATGGCGTAGTGGCTAAAGACACAtcctctcatgtgggagacatggttcgaatccagtgagggaacagcatttatacatttttattgcgggccggctgaactaggccgGCCCAATATATAATAAATTTTTTATCTCTGAAAATTGAATGTAATTGACTGCTGTAGACTAACCTTCAACCTCCTGTCCTGCAGGAGGAGAAAGCAGGTCTGAAGGCAGACCTAGAGGAGGCCAGGGACAAAGCTCGCCGGCGATCGCTCGGCAACATCAAGTTCATTGGCGAGCTGTTCAAATTGAAGATGCTGACCGAGGCCATTATGCACGACTGCATCGTCAAGCTGCTGAAAAACCACGACgaggagtcgctagagtgccTCTGCAGACTGCTGTCCACCATCGGCAAGGACCTGGACTTTGAGAAGGCCAAGGTTGGCAGAGCGAAAGGAACACACTAATGCACAGGGACTCACACTTACCCACTGACATTTTCTCTGCTTAAGTTAGAATAGATACAAATTTGTTTCCCACAGCCCCGTATGGACCAGTACTTTGCCCAGATGGACAAGATTATCAAGGAGAAGAAAACCTCGTCCAGGATCCGCTTTATGCTGCAGGATGTCATCGACCTCAGACGGGTACCACTAGACCTCTCGTTGTTCCTCTGTGTGTCCTCCCCCATTTCTCACCTTTCCTCTACCTTTTTGCCTCTCGtatactgtctgtctttgtgtaacGTTTTCCACAGCGCATATGAGCGTGTAACACCAACCATTACAAGTTGACCCTTAGGGATGGGCTTTATCACTGGTTGGAATTAAGTATTTAATTGAGCAAATTAAATAAACTGCGTCAAATAGAGCCgcatttctgacatttgatCACGTAAGCAAACACTTGAATTACATCCAGTCTAACCAGAGGCAGCCACCTAGTGAGTGTTTATTGTGCCGGAACTGCCTTGTTATTCAGTGAAGGAAGATGGATTGGCTACACTATGCTCACACGGTTATGCCATGTTACACTTGAGCAATTGGTGCATAGGTGTACAAAACACATAGTGTAGTGTGTCCTGGGAGGTGAGTGGTCCGTAGACTAAGCAAATTTAACCAACGCCGTCAAGTCCCAGAGTTTTTCATGCTCTCTCATTGTCTAAGGAAGGCCACGTTGGTCCGTGTGTCCTTCCAGATGTTCTGCAAATTTGGGTGGTGGTGTCTAGGAACGAGTTTCTTAGGTGATTCATCTCTGGGTCCTTTCCTCTGTTCCTTTGTAGAATCATTACAATCACAACACTACTGTAATGAATCATGGCCTTAACACCAGACCTTCCCTTCCATGTTCCCTTAACCAGAGTGGCTGGGTACCCCGGCGAGGAGAGCAGGGCCCCAAGACTATTGACCAGATCCACAAGGAGGCCGAGCTGGAGGAGCAAATGCAGCAGATCAAGGTCCAACAGCAACTCTTGTCAAGGAACGATGGAGGAGGAGCCGGCGGTGGGGGAGGAGGGCGAGGAGGCGGAAGAGAAGGCAGGGGGGGGGACCGAGACAGAGGGGGAAGGGATCAAGGGGGCCGCGGGAGCCAGCACGGTGGTCAGGGAACCAGGGGAAGCCAGCCCCAGGACGAGGGTTGGAACACGGTGCCAATTACCACCAAGAACAGGCCCATCGACACCAGCCGCCTCAGCAAGATCACCAAGGTGATACCCGGTTATTTTTGGTGTTCTCACTGtggaattttgttttcaatctttttattgaacaaaaacatgcatttcacaAGACAACTTAGACTGAGGGGCAATAGTGTGTTGAAATATTTAGAGAAAGAAAAATTACAAGTAAGAAAGTAgtaacaaaacaagaaaccaggcaagcctagttcaggcggcccgcaatagaaagtgttgccgtctcgagattcgaacccatGTTGCCCATTTGAAAGGCTGTGACGttaaaccactacaccacgaaGCTGTATATTTGCATGTACAGCCtcttgtctatcctgaacaaatcctcttttgccacgggccgttttaatagttaattggccatttgtgaatgacactgatacagttaaactgactaacgtttcttactaagttttcctccaccacaaatagcgtaattgtatggcgtttgccactggccgttttaacagcgtattagccagtaataagctttaccggtatctactaacttactggaatagtcataagaattgagctattgctagtgagtctgccaaagcaatttcatggcaaaacaacttacttttttctttcattcaagaatgacattgatacaatatcaATAAAGGTGAAAAGGTGAgtgaatcgtggaatctactaaaaacaaatgtcattgctctccaGAGATTTTAACtcgagaggcactgtctttaaccactattcCACGACATTACATGTTCCAGCAGTCGCTAggctccattgaggattgtgttaaactgactaacgtttcttatttagtttacctccgccatagtgtctatgaactgtatggcttttgccactggtggttttaacagcttattggccagtaataggcttactagtatctactaacttcctaggaataatcataagaaatgagcaattgctagcgaaacATTTTTCATGCCCGAAactgtcgcaatataaccgtatacagtttcagttaaggcttactataacgtaaccaCTGTATGTagtagccagcaaatgtttctgtatcctgacccaaaatgcatgcatggatgtgtacttagaaaatccaccagaaacagttgcaatttAACCCTAAACTGTTTTATATctggcttactataatgtagttactggaggttttagccagcaatgtttttgtcaataTGGAACAATTCATAACgcgtacttcgctttgcctATAGTTATACCTATAGTTCGCTTTTCTAACCGCtaggctatttaacaaagggtactcactctgtcactcactcaaacattcgctcttcttggccggctctgcttacgcgttCCAGCAAAAATAGAAGCCTCAGTGTGAGCATCAAACTGACAAATCAAATCTAGTGCAACTGATTTGCCAACAGAATATTTGCTTTCCTTTTCCTGATAGTCTGCCATTTCTTGCTTGAAGAGATTTTGTCGTCAGGGTTAAATGCTATTTCCTTGACGTTATTCAGTTTTACTTGCAGCCATTTAGCATCTGGTGTTTTACTTGTGTAGTTCCATTGAAGTGGACATCATTGTGTTAAATGGCTTCTGACTGATTAACGTTGACCCCTTGATCTCTTCTAGCCTAATGCTTTGGACTTCAACAACCAGCTGCTGGCGCCTCAGCTCGGGGGTAAGGGCATGTGGGGCAGCTGGGGGAAGGGCAGCAGCGGAGGAACGGGGGCCAAGCCTTCTACAGGAGCTGAACCAGGTAGGTTGCACACACACTTGGACTAAATGTAATAGTAGGAAAGATACTACTTAGCATAGCTATTGCGTTCCTCTCCTCACAACTTCAGTTATTTGCCAAATGCTGGTcgttctttaaaaataaatgttcttcaaCAAGCGTTTCAGTTGGCCCTAATTTTTAATAACCTGTTTGAATCTTTTGGCTTATTTTATCTTGATAAATGGATTTCGAGAAAgtgatcatgttttttttcccagactgttattttgtttttgtagcaTACATTTACGTATTTAACTCAAAGTTAAACATAAGTAGAACTGAAACTCGATCTGAAGCGTATcaattttaaatgcattaatttgcAT encodes:
- the eif4g1a gene encoding eukaryotic translation initiation factor 4 gamma 1a isoform X4 — encoded protein: MNKPPQPITGPTSVPHPSPSPGLTQGAYATGQPPPLVFTNPPNQQMNSAPQPRQFAAGPCALHQQGGYRALQPYYANRPAMNTSAPRVQTSSGPRPVGPAHVYQTGSQMMMIPGQQLSFTSSPQSYFIPPGQYRPPYMPASPQYPVSTGTAGFYPGTSPAEYPAYAGAYYPAQPQYSHTPPVQTAPVMISPAQPQQQALAPQLPQAQPPAPKRERVAIRIRDPNQGGRDITEEIMSGGRSTSTPTPPSQSSMTEGDGPAQTNGEVTKPVTMLMRTEESPEYTVSSLMGTTPPVPATSEPAAVPAEVTLEMEGNAAPPNEQVVRQSTAAPVGAEVPILSGEDQAPPSSPSPPAAPTSHPPSEVQTLPQVVAIAPISEEVDVGVATAVASEAPPKPEKPLATPAAVEKTPAPAVQKVKEADKKKVAPEEMLEKAEKLSTPVVQKVKESDQKKVVEEKIEKSEKEPVLTTPAEIAVPVVAAVLTEDPKPTPRPVTLVAKATVVDSPLAVKHVVDVEAPTNMASVTDPLLSKKETTPPPTVTEPAPVASTSVPVAEPTVPPKTEEKLSNGLPQECPDELDAPAPECAATPVTESVAPRPQVTAATAAEVEGMEEEKEIDVSSAPSAISLSEDTSIQAAVSVPKKKRNMKELNKKEAIGDMLDAFKEEKEALPPAPELLSAPAEPSPVTLPPADAPDETWEEKEDKQNADVPPPKPGDLKYQYKGEQWKPIDPEEKKRYDREFLLGFQFISASLNKPEGLPLISDVVLDKANKTPMRPAEPGRNMMNAGPDFTPAFMGNLDRQSGGGGGGGPRGPGRDHMGPPGPRRSQQGQRKEPRKIINISSSLGGDVQLNKAEKAWKPGVKKAVARGREGDDESDDPEIVKTQELFRRVRSILNKLTPQMFQQLMKQVTELTIDTEERLKGVIDLIFEKAISEPNFSVAYANMCRCLTALKVPTTDKPGVTVNFRKLLLNRCQKEFEKDQDDDVIFEAKQKEMEAAKEEEKAGLKADLEEARDKARRRSLGNIKFIGELFKLKMLTEAIMHDCIVKLLKNHDEESLECLCRLLSTIGKDLDFEKAKPRMDQYFAQMDKIIKEKKTSSRIRFMLQDVIDLRRSGWVPRRGEQGPKTIDQIHKEAELEEQMQQIKVQQQLLSRNDGGGAGGGGGGRGGGREGRGGDRDRGGRDQGGRGSQHGGQGTRGSQPQDEGWNTVPITTKNRPIDTSRLSKITKPNALDFNNQLLAPQLGGKGMWGSWGKGSSGGTGAKPSTGAEPAETLRPATSTLNRFSALQQSAQPTSSSDVDRRVPQRSSSSRDRAGDRDRYDRFERRDSSRDERPGSRDTRPPITKRSFSRETEERRSDSRTPTEPHVRRVASMTDDRGSRDRAPSKDAVVKRETAPTPPPAALAKPVMTEDELDKKSSAIIEEYLHLNDMKEALQCVVELHSAPLLFVFVRNGLENTLERSAISRERMGMLLHQLIKTGTLPTTGYYKGLQEILEVAEDMAIDIPHIWQYLAELIVPMLHEGGIPMGQLFREITKPLIPLGKAGVLLVQILNLLCKGMTHKKVGSLWREAGLNWRDFLPEDEDINKFVTEQKIEFTLGEESEQTNQKKPMSGDELSEQLDRLIQDKADNQRIQDWVEANLDDQQVISNQFVRALMTSVCQSAIICESPYRVDGSQITQRAKLLQRYLSDEQKELQALYALQALMVHMEQPANLLRSFFDTLYDEDVIKEEAFYKWESSKDPAEQTGKGVALKSVTAFFTWLREAEEESDKE
- the eif4g1a gene encoding eukaryotic translation initiation factor 4 gamma 1a isoform X6; this translates as MNKPPQPITGPTSVPHPSPSPGLTQGAYATGQPPPLVFTNPPNQQMNSAPQPRQFAAGPCALHQQPYYANRPAMNTSAPRVQTSSGPRPVGPAHVYQTGSQMMMIPGQQLSFTSSPQSYFIPPGQYRPPYMPASPQYPVSTGTAGFYPGTSPAEYPAYAGAYYPAQPQYSHTPPVQTAPVMISPAQPQQQALAPQLPQAQPPAPKRERVAIRIRDPNQGGRDITEEIMSGGRSTSTPTPPSQSSMTEGDGPAQTNGEVTKPVTMLMRTEESPEYTVSSLMGTTPPVPATSEPAAVPAEVTLEMEGNAAPPNEQVVRQSTAAPVGAEVPILSGEDQAPPSSPSPPAAPTSHPPSEVQTLPQVVAIAPISEEVDVGVATAVASEAPPKPEKPLATPAAVEKTPAPAVQKVKEADKKKVAPEEMLEKAEKLSTPVVQKVKESDQKKVVEEKIEKSEKEPVLTTPAEIAVPVVAAVLTEDPKPTPRPVTLVAKATVVDSPLAVKHVVDVEAPTNMASVTDPLLSKKETTPPPTVTEPAPVASTSVPVAEPTVPPKTEEKLSNGLPQECPDELDAPAPECAATPVTESVAPRPQVTAATAAEVEGMEEEKEIDVSSAPSAISLSEDTSIQAAVSVPKKKRNMKELNKKEAIGDMLDAFKEEKEALPPAPELLSAPAEPSPVTLPPADAPDETWEEKEDKQNADVPPPKPGDLKYQYKGEQWKPIDPEEKKRYDREFLLGFQFISASLNKPEGLPLISDVVLDKANKTPMRPAEPGRNMMNAGPDFTPAFMGNLDRQSGGGGGGGPRGPGRDHMGPPGPRRSQQGQRKEPRKIINISSSLGGDVQLNKAEKAWKPGVKKAVARGREGDDESDDPEIVKTQELFRRVRSILNKLTPQMFQQLMKQVTELTIDTEERLKGVIDLIFEKAISEPNFSVAYANMCRCLTALKVPTTDKPGVTVNFRKLLLNRCQKEFEKDQDDDVIFEAKQKEMEAAKEEEKAGLKADLEEARDKARRRSLGNIKFIGELFKLKMLTEAIMHDCIVKLLKNHDEESLECLCRLLSTIGKDLDFEKAKPRMDQYFAQMDKIIKEKKTSSRIRFMLQDVIDLRRSGWVPRRGEQGPKTIDQIHKEAELEEQMQQIKVQQQLLSRNDGGGAGGGGGGRGGGREGRGGDRDRGGRDQGGRGSQHGGQGTRGSQPQDEGWNTVPITTKNRPIDTSRLSKITKPNALDFNNQLLAPQLGGKGMWGSWGKGSSGGTGAKPSTGAEPAETLRPATSTLNRFSALQQSAQPTSSSDVDRRVPQRSSSSRDRAGDRDRYDRFERRDSSRDERPGSRDTRPPITKRSFSRETEERRSDSRTPTEPHVRRVASMTDDRGSRDRAPSKDAVVKRETAPTPPPAALAKPVMTEDELDKKSSAIIEEYLHLNDMKEALQCVVELHSAPLLFVFVRNGLENTLERSAISRERMGMLLHQLIKTGTLPTTGYYKGLQEILEVAEDMAIDIPHIWQYLAELIVPMLHEGGIPMGQLFREITKPLIPLGKAGVLLVQILNLLCKGMTHKKVGSLWREAGLNWRDFLPEDEDINKFVTEQKIEFTLGEESEQTNQKKPMSGDELSEQLDRLIQDKADNQRIQDWVEANLDDQQVISNQFVRALMTSVCQSAIICESPYRVDGSQITQRAKLLQRYLSDEQKELQALYALQALMVHMEQPANLLRSFFDTLYDEDVIKEEAFYKWESSKDPAEQTGKGVALKSVTAFFTWLREAEEESDKE